The genomic segment gacaaaatagataggtatttcaGCAACTTTGTGATACGCACGAGACGTAAATTGTGTTTCTGATAGAATTGATTAATGGTTGGAAAAtcaagtgtattatattatgtatattgtgtacatgatgtaaatgtaataactatgttgaacttaaaatttagttttttctctATAGATCAAATACGATTTCTGGAGAATCTTTACGTTGCAGTTGTTGAGTTTAGTCAAGTTTCACGCAACAAGAAAGTATGTAAACAAATCAAGTTCAGTGCCGGCTCAAGGATTTGTGGGGCCCGGTgcgaaataattttttgtatgaaaGAGTTCTCTTCCtgaacacttaaaaaaatatacaaaatggcTATTAGGACACGATTCGGTCAATAGGAGGGTCCCTTAATAATGGTTTAAATAAATGTGCTTAATGAATAAGTCTCCCCGATTTCATGAATTTGTTACGCTTACTGGCTTACTGGACCagctattgattattatttattacttacaagtttttagttttcaaaCCAACCGTACTTCAATGTTTATTAGTAGTGCGTCAAACCTTATACGTctacattatatagtatataccatataaatagtaaatactacgTATTCATTAAATGTTCTTAGCTTTTTgccaacaattttaattattctaataagttcaatagtatgataaataaataataataaaatcctcttttaatacataaaatattaaacaaagaaAGAACttgagaaaataatttattgtaataatatttctggtctattttaaatttttaaaacaaataaaatgtatacaataactaaataaaatttttttttctggctTTTTGATGCGCAAATTGGTCGATAAGTTGGCTGTAATCTAATGTTTCTGCTAATTCATTTTCAATTGAAAGCGTCGCTAGTCCAGAAAGTCTGTCTTGAGAAATGGTACTGCGAAGatagttttttatgattttcaatttCGAAAAAGCTCTTTCTGCACCTGCAGAGGCCACAGGAATAGTCAACAGGATTCTAAGtgcaatgtttatattaggaaATGAACTACAAGATGTTTTAAGAATCTCAAGAGCTTGAAGGGCAGTAGTATTTTCGTTTACCATGGTGCGAAAAATTATCAATTCATTGCATAAATCAGCTGCTTCGATATCTCTGGATTCATTATCTGTTAgtgtcatttttaaatcttgACAATGTTTAAATAACTCATCTTCCctcatatttttcaactgaccAATTCTGTACAAGAATCCAAATTGTTCATTGTAGTTAGTTATTTGTTCAAATCTTTTTTTCACTGATGCGTTTGGTCAACTAACACTAAAAAGTACTTCACTCTGAAATTTTCTTCCTCGTTAGCCAAAGAATCATCTATATTCTCATAAtcaaacattttggttttttttctaattctattttttttaaactttatttcaaTTCCCATTGGTGATATTATTTCTCTGCTTTAACCTTAGCTAATGTATATCCATTTTCTCTATAGTttcccaaaaaaataattaagctaTTTAGCAGACTTGCTGAAACATCTAAATCAATTGTTACTAACTGTAGACTCttacttacaatatttatttcacataaaaTATCATACCATATTATCaagcttaaaataaattcatagctACATATTTCTTTGGCTAAAGAATGTgtttcactttttatttttaaatcttttgttGTATCCGAAATCTCCTCTAAAGCTTCTACAACTTCGTTTAATTGAAATCGGATGGCTTTCACAGCGTTCACACGACTGTCCCATCGGGTTTCTGcccattttttaatagaaagttTATTAcaacgattttttaaaatttcccaTCTATTTATTGATgctgaaaataaaacataaatcctTTCAATCattccaaaaaataattgagCCTGAGAAGAACTTCCTCCAGCATCCTTGAGACAAAGGTTAAGGCTATGTGCGGCACATGGAACAAAAAATGCGCGAGGATTTTGGTTTAAAATATGAGCCCGTACACCTTTATAGAGACCCGCCATATTAGCACCATTATCATAAGCCTGTCCTCGACAGTTATTTATGTCGAGACCATACTCTTTCAGTTTTTCaatcaaaatgtttgataaatccATTCCAGTAGTTGAGTTTATATGTACAAAGTCCAtgaaatattcttttatttcagAACAGCTAGATTCGTTTTCTAAATCTATGTGTACAattcttattataatagaaaGCTGTTCACAGTGGCTAATGTCTGGAGTAGTATCCATAATGacagaaaaatatttagaattttttataaatttaattatttaagttttacttCTTGTGCCATCGTGGAAATCAATGAGTCTTGAATAGTATGTCCAAGATAATGGACATGCGTCTCGTTCTCTTTAATACGACGTACATGTTCAGAGATGACCGGATCAAATTTAGCCAACATTTCTATAATGCCTAAaaatttaccattatttt from the Acyrthosiphon pisum isolate AL4f chromosome X, pea_aphid_22Mar2018_4r6ur, whole genome shotgun sequence genome contains:
- the LOC103307694 gene encoding zinc finger MYM-type protein 1-like, encoding MDTTPDISHCEQLSIIIRIVHIDLENESSCSEIKEYFMDFVHINSTTGMDLSNILIEKLKEYGLDINNCRGQAYDNGANMAGLYKGVRAHILNQNPRAFFVPCAAHSLNLCLKDAGGSSSQAQLFFGMIERIYVLFSASINRWEILKNRCNKLSIKKWAETRWDSRVNAVKAIRFQLNEVVEALEEISDTTKDLKIKSETHSLAKEICSYEFILSLIIWYDILCEINIVSKSLQLVTIDLDVSASLLNSLIIFLGNYRENGYTLAKVKAEK
- the LOC115035150 gene encoding uncharacterized protein LOC115035150, whose amino-acid sequence is MREDELFKHCQDLKMTLTDNESRDIEAADLCNELIIFRTMVNENTTALQALEILKTSCSSFPNINIALRILLTIPVASAGAERAFSKLKIIKNYLRSTISQDRLSGLATLSIENELAETLDYSQLIDQFAHQKARKKNFI